The genomic region TCCAGAACGGCTGTGTCCAAAGGTGGAACCGGCTGATCCACGTGATGCCGTGGGTGACGATTGGGATGACGACGATGGCGCTGATCACGTAACTGACGGCCAGCGGAAACCCAAAGCAAACGCTCAGCGCGAGAGCCATAATTGCGGCTTCGATCGCGAAGAAAATGAACGTGAAGGAGGCATAGATCAGCGACGTGACTGTCGAGCCAATATAGCCGAAACCGGCACCGCGGGTCAGCAAATCGATGTCGACGCCGTCACGTGCGGCATAATAGGCAATCGGAAGGCCCGTCAAAAAGATCAGGATCGAGACGGCCAGAACGGCCGTAACTGCGTTCGAGAAGCCATAACTTATGGTGATGGCGCCGCCGATGGCCTCGAGCGCCAGGAATGACACTGTTCCGAATGCTGTATTCGCAACGCGCGCAGCGGACCACCGGCGCGCACGTTTGGCGGTGAAGCGAAGCGCGTAGTCCTCCAGGGTCTCGTTGGCGACCCACTGGTTATAGCTGCGGCGAACAGGAACTATCCGAAGCCGGTTAGTCATTCACTCAAATCGCCTCCCCCCGAACGGTAACCATACCGCGCCGCAAAAATGTAGCTGTCGCTGAAACCTACCTCTCACACTCCCTGAGACAAACCTATTTCGATCATGCGGTTGGTTCTCGTCGAGCCGTCTGCCACGCGCGCGGGCGCGCGTAGGCAACCTACGCAGGGGGTGCGGCGCACCATATACGTTAACTGACGTATGTGCTGCGGCGCAAAATCCGTTTCCTATGTTCGCGCGATGTCCGGGGTGGGCAGTTCGAACGGAGGATCTTGATGGCGACGGAAGATAACGGACCTCAATCGCGGCTACGGCGTAAATTGTTGATGGGTATGGCCGCGGCTCCGTTTGCCGGGTTGTTGCCGAAAGCCGCATTTGCCGACGCACCAGCGACGTCGGCGATCAATACGACCGGATTGGCGGTCACCGACAAAGAAGTGACGGTCGGTATTCTTCACTCGGTCACGGGCACGATGGCCATCAGCGAGACGGGTTCGGTCGAGGCCGAGAAGCTCGCGATCCAGCAGATCAACGATGCGGGTGGCGTGCTAGGTCGTCAGATCAAGATCATTCAGGAAGACGGCGCCAGCGATTGGCCGACATTTGCGGAAAAAGCGAAGAAGCTACTCGTCAACGACCACGTCGCGGCGATCTTCGGTTGCTGGACGTCGGCGTCTCGCAAGGCGGTGCTGCCGGTTCTCGAGCAGTACAACGGCATGCTCTACTATCCAACCTTCTACGAGGGCCTGGAGCAGTCGAAGAACGTCATCTACACCGGCCAGGAAGCGACGCAGCAGATTCTGTCCAGCTTGAACTGGATCAACAAGGAGAAGGGCGCCAAGACCTTCTACCTGATCGGCTCGGACTACATCTGGCCGCGCACGTCCAACAAGATCGCGCGCAAGCATATCGAAAACCATCTGACGGGCTGCAAAGTCGTCGGTGAAGAGTACTTCCCGCTCGGCGCGACGCAGTTCAACTCGGTCATCAACAAGATCAAGTTGAAGAAGCCCGACGTGATCTTCATGGACGTCGTCGGCGGTTCGAACGTCGCCTTCTACAAGCAGCTCAAGGCGGCGGGCATCAACCTCGACAAGCAGCTTTTGCTGACGATCTCGGTTACGGAAGACGAAATCGACGGCATCGGCGGCGAAAACATCGCGGGCGCCTACGCCTCGATGAAATACTTCGAGTCGCTGAAGAACCCGAACAACGAAGCCTTCGTTAAGGCGTTCCACAAGATGTGGGGCGACAAGACGGTGATCGGCGACGTGACGCAGGCGGCCTATCTCGGCCCGAACCTGTGGAAGCTCACGGCTGAGAAGGCAGGCAGCTTCGACGTCGACAAAATCGCCGCGGCATCGCCGGGTATCGAGTTTAAGGGCGCTCCGGAAGGCTACGTCAAGATCCACGAGAACCACCATCTCTGGAGCCGCGCACGTATCGGTCGGGCGCGGATCGACGGTCAGTTCGATCTGGTCTACGAGACGCCCGAGCTGATCGAGCCCAATCCGTTCCCAAAGGGCTACCAGTAAGGTCCTTTCCGGCGGGCTTTCGAGTCCGCATCGCTTGAGTGCTTCGCGCCGATACGCACATGCGCGGCGCGAAGCCATCAACGTCCGATACTCCGGAGCGCGCAATGTTCGGCGATTACTCGTTCAGCGATCTTGGTTCAATCTTTGTGATGCAAGGCTTCGCGGGATTGATCCTGTTTTCGGTCTTCGTGCTCATGGCGCTCGGACTGGCCATCATTTTTGGCCAGATGGGCGTGATCAACATGGCGCACGGCGAGTTCATGATTCTCGGTGCGTACGTCACCTGGATGACGTCGGAGTTCTTCAAATCGCACTTGCCGATGCTCTTCGGCGGATACTTTTTCGTCGCGATGATCCTGGCATTCATAGCGGCTGGTGCGCTTGGGATGTTCGTCGAGTGGGCGCTGATCCGACATCTTTATAAGAGACCGCTCGATACCTTGCTGGCTACGTGGGGCCTCAGCCTCATTCTGCAGCAGGTTTATCGCTCTGTTTTCGGCGGCCGCGAAGTCGGCGTCGATCTGCCTGAGTGGATGATGGGCTCCTGGCAGGTGACGGACACCATCCAGATTCCCATCAACGGCATGTTCGTGATGGCGCTGACATTAATCATCACGCTGATCGTCGGCTACATCATGTATTATTCCAGCTGGGGTCGTCAGGTTCGCGCCGTGATGCAGAACCGCGTCATGGCCAGCGCCGTCGGCATCAATACCGAACGCGTGGATCGCTTTACCTTCGGGCTCGGTTGCGGAATTGCCGGCGTCGCGGGGAGTGCCTTCACGATGATCGGCTCGACCGGTCCGACGTCGGGTCAGCTTTATATCGTCGATACGTTCCTTGTCGTCGTCTTCGGCGGCGCTGCCAGCTTGCTCGGCACGATCGCATCGGCCTTCACGATCTCGCAGACGCGTTCGACGCTGGAGTTCTTCACCTCCGGATCGATGGCGCAGGTCATCACGCTTCTTGCGGTCGTCATCATCCTGATGCTGCGTCCACAAGGACTGTTCGCCCTCAAGGTCCGCAAATAGCCGCCGCCGACTTCAGATCCAAGCGCGAGAGCACACTGACATGAACGCCAATCCTCGCTTCTTCTCCCGTTCCGAGTTGGTCGGCCTCGCCGTCCTGGCATTGCTATTGGTTGTCGTGCTGCCGATGACGCTCGATAATTTCCGCCTGAACCTCGTGGCGAAATATCTGACCTATTCGTTCGTCGCGCTCGGCTTGGTGATCTGCTGGGGATACGGTGGCATTTTGAGTCTGGGGCAGGGCGTGTTCTTCGGCATCGGCGGTTACTGCATGGCGATGTTTCTCAAGCTCGAAGCATCGAGCGTCGCCAACACGAAAATCCAGTCGACGCCCGGTATCCCGGACTTCAT from Hyphomicrobium sp. MC1 harbors:
- the urtA gene encoding urea ABC transporter substrate-binding protein; translation: MATEDNGPQSRLRRKLLMGMAAAPFAGLLPKAAFADAPATSAINTTGLAVTDKEVTVGILHSVTGTMAISETGSVEAEKLAIQQINDAGGVLGRQIKIIQEDGASDWPTFAEKAKKLLVNDHVAAIFGCWTSASRKAVLPVLEQYNGMLYYPTFYEGLEQSKNVIYTGQEATQQILSSLNWINKEKGAKTFYLIGSDYIWPRTSNKIARKHIENHLTGCKVVGEEYFPLGATQFNSVINKIKLKKPDVIFMDVVGGSNVAFYKQLKAAGINLDKQLLLTISVTEDEIDGIGGENIAGAYASMKYFESLKNPNNEAFVKAFHKMWGDKTVIGDVTQAAYLGPNLWKLTAEKAGSFDVDKIAAASPGIEFKGAPEGYVKIHENHHLWSRARIGRARIDGQFDLVYETPELIEPNPFPKGYQ
- the urtB gene encoding urea ABC transporter permease subunit UrtB, which codes for MFGDYSFSDLGSIFVMQGFAGLILFSVFVLMALGLAIIFGQMGVINMAHGEFMILGAYVTWMTSEFFKSHLPMLFGGYFFVAMILAFIAAGALGMFVEWALIRHLYKRPLDTLLATWGLSLILQQVYRSVFGGREVGVDLPEWMMGSWQVTDTIQIPINGMFVMALTLIITLIVGYIMYYSSWGRQVRAVMQNRVMASAVGINTERVDRFTFGLGCGIAGVAGSAFTMIGSTGPTSGQLYIVDTFLVVVFGGAASLLGTIASAFTISQTRSTLEFFTSGSMAQVITLLAVVIILMLRPQGLFALKVRK